Proteins co-encoded in one Nicotiana sylvestris chromosome 7, ASM39365v2, whole genome shotgun sequence genomic window:
- the LOC138873071 gene encoding uncharacterized mitochondrial protein AtMg00820-like has product MNPAWQAAMTQEIKALHSNNTWDLVPLPAGKKALGCKWVHIIKHKSNGGVERFKARLVVKGYTQQAGIDYTETFSPVVKMTIVRGLIATAIKKGWQHFQLDVNNAFLHETFMKKCIWMYLMYFSMPYPLDPSIKLKVYEGTLLPDPTYYRKLIGKLNFLTNTRLDIACSVQYLGQYMQSPIDPHLEAAFHVLRYLKEDPNLDIFLSNSDE; this is encoded by the exons ATGAATCCTGCTTGGCAAGCTGCAATGACACAAGAAATTAAAGCATTACATTCTAATAACACTTGGGACTTAGTCCCTCTACCAGCTGGTAAAAAAGCACTAGGGTGCAAGTGGGTGCACATAATTAAACACAAATCAAATGGGGGTGTTGAGAGATTCAAGGCAAGGCTGGTTGTAAAAGGGTACACACAACAAGCTGGAATAGACTACACTGAAACCTTTTCTCCAGTTGTTAAGATGACTATAGTGAGAGGGCTAATTGCAACAGCAATTAAAAAAGGGTGGCAGCACTTTCAACTGGATGTGAATAATGCATTCCTTCATGAGACCTTCATGAAAAAGTGTATATGGATGTACCTCATG TACTTTTCAATGCCTTATCCTCTTGATCCTTCAATCAAGTTAAAGGTATATGAGGGTACCCTGCTTCCAGATCCAACATATTATAGAAAGTTGATTGGTAAACTGAATTTCCTTACTAATACTAGACTCGACATTGCTTGTAGCGTGCAATACTTGGGTCAGTACATGCAAAGTCCTATAGATCCTCACCTGGAGGCTGCATTTCATGTGCTAAGATACCTCAAAGAAGATCCAAACTTGGACATCTTTCTTTCTAATAGTGACGAGTGA